A window of Candidatus Aminicenantes bacterium contains these coding sequences:
- a CDS encoding TatD family deoxyribonuclease gives MQEIDFHCHLDSESFDASRVEAVTECFDAGFSALVTVADPYEKESQSRSLEALDAHPRVFLMAAAHPHNADQYSPEVEQRLERMLNHPKTIGLGEAGLDFHYDLSLRENQQRVFERQVALAAERNLPLVIHSRNAEMLVLDTLERLQFPGHVVFHCFTGGAEAAAEIIRRGYDLSFSGIITFRNAAALRKIARRTPMGRFFTETDSPYLSPEPFRGRANRPLRVQQVVSSLAQLHEVKAEAVTNAVARRLEECFHIPRRST, from the coding sequence ATGCAGGAAATCGATTTTCATTGCCACCTGGATAGTGAGAGTTTCGACGCCAGCCGCGTTGAGGCCGTGACCGAATGCTTTGATGCCGGTTTCAGCGCCCTGGTCACGGTGGCCGATCCCTACGAGAAAGAATCGCAAAGCCGAAGCCTGGAAGCGTTGGACGCTCACCCCAGGGTGTTTCTCATGGCCGCGGCTCATCCCCACAATGCAGACCAATACAGCCCCGAAGTCGAGCAGCGCCTGGAGCGCATGCTGAATCACCCCAAGACCATCGGTCTGGGTGAAGCGGGGTTGGATTTTCATTACGACCTGTCACTGCGTGAAAACCAGCAGCGTGTGTTTGAGCGCCAGGTCGCTCTGGCGGCGGAGCGCAACCTGCCCCTGGTGATCCACTCCCGCAACGCCGAGATGCTGGTGCTGGATACCCTGGAACGTTTGCAGTTTCCCGGCCACGTCGTGTTTCATTGTTTTACCGGCGGAGCGGAAGCCGCCGCTGAAATCATCAGGCGTGGATACGATCTGTCTTTTTCCGGCATTATCACGTTCCGCAACGCCGCCGCTTTGCGAAAGATCGCACGCCGCACGCCCATGGGGCGTTTTTTTACTGAAACCGATTCGCCCTACCTTTCGCCCGAACCGTTCCGCGGTCGTGCCAACCGCCCCCTGCGTGTACAGCAAGTGGTGTCCAGCCTGGCTCAGCTGCATGAAGTCAAGGCGGAAGCGGTCACTAACGCGGTGGCCCGTCGCCTGGAAGAGTGTTTTCACATACCCCGGAGGTCAACATGA